From a single Alloactinosynnema sp. L-07 genomic region:
- a CDS encoding carbon-nitrogen hydrolase family protein, protein MRLGLCQISASADPAANLDLIRAGVAEAAGAAVVLFPEATMSRFGVPLGPVAEPLDGPWATAVREIADAAGVVIVAGMFTPAEDGRVRNTLLVTGRGHHLGYDKIHLFDAFGFKESKTVAPGDTPVVFTVDEVTVGVATCYDVRFPELFRKLADEGAKAILVGASWGAGEGKAEQWELLVRARALDSTSWVVACGQADPGPTTDTAPLGIGHSLVADPRGRVVGRLGGKPETLVVDIDPDLADTTRKTIPVLANRRL, encoded by the coding sequence GTGCGACTCGGGCTTTGTCAGATCTCGGCGTCGGCCGACCCGGCCGCGAACCTCGACCTGATCCGGGCCGGTGTGGCGGAGGCGGCGGGCGCGGCGGTCGTGCTGTTCCCGGAGGCGACGATGTCCCGCTTCGGGGTCCCGCTGGGCCCGGTGGCCGAGCCGCTGGACGGCCCGTGGGCCACCGCCGTGCGGGAGATCGCGGACGCGGCCGGGGTGGTGATCGTCGCCGGGATGTTCACCCCGGCCGAGGACGGGCGGGTGCGCAACACCCTGCTGGTCACCGGCCGTGGCCACCACCTGGGCTACGACAAGATCCATCTGTTCGACGCGTTCGGCTTCAAGGAGTCGAAGACCGTCGCGCCCGGCGACACTCCCGTGGTCTTCACGGTCGACGAGGTCACCGTGGGCGTGGCGACCTGCTACGACGTCCGCTTCCCGGAGCTGTTCCGCAAGCTGGCCGACGAGGGCGCGAAGGCGATCCTCGTCGGCGCCAGCTGGGGCGCGGGCGAGGGCAAAGCCGAGCAGTGGGAATTACTGGTCCGTGCCCGCGCGTTGGACTCGACGTCGTGGGTCGTCGCCTGCGGCCAGGCCGACCCGGGCCCGACCACGGACACCGCGCCGCTGGGCATCGGGCACAGCCTGGTCGCCGACCCACGGGGCCGGGTGGTGGGGCGGTTGGGCGGGAAGCCGGAGACGCTGGTCGTCGACATCGACCCGGACCTGGCCGACACGACCAGGAAGACCATCCCGGTGCTGGCGAACCGCAGGCTGTAG
- a CDS encoding DinB family protein gives MRGPGAELAARSVEPSTLSLLGLVRHLADVERRWFRQVLAGQDAPPRFSSAVNPDGDFDGATPEAAEEAWQVWRDEVAFADQFASEAPDLDVSGHDDWRGEVSLRWVLVHLVEEYARHNGHADLLRERIDGAIGV, from the coding sequence GTGCGCGGGCCTGGGGCAGAACTGGCGGCTCGGTCGGTCGAGCCGTCGACGCTGTCACTGCTCGGCTTGGTCCGCCACCTCGCCGACGTGGAGCGCCGCTGGTTCCGTCAGGTGCTCGCGGGCCAGGACGCGCCGCCGCGTTTCTCGTCGGCGGTCAACCCGGACGGCGACTTCGACGGCGCGACACCCGAGGCCGCCGAGGAGGCTTGGCAGGTGTGGCGCGACGAGGTCGCCTTCGCCGACCAGTTCGCGAGCGAAGCCCCGGACCTGGACGTGAGCGGCCACGACGACTGGCGTGGCGAGGTGTCACTGCGCTGGGTGCTGGTGCACTTGGTGGAGGAATACGCCCGCCACAACGGCCATGCGGACTTGCTCCGGGAACGAATCGACGGCGCTATCGGCGTCTAG
- a CDS encoding TetR/AcrR family transcriptional regulator — protein sequence MGHREQLLAAARKLLEDKGYAHITARDLVAESATNLASIGYHFGSKAGLLNEALGVVFEEWTDQLAKVALAEPDATPIARAHLTWAAVLRNLADNRMLVLSFAEALAQAERDPALRAQLADLQDHTRTRVAAIVATSFGPEVTADDPRCRAVASFVLAVCDGFALQWMLDPVRTPQADDLLQGLAELLARSAPF from the coding sequence GTGGGACATCGAGAGCAACTCCTCGCCGCGGCCAGGAAGCTGCTGGAGGACAAGGGCTACGCGCACATCACCGCCCGCGACCTGGTCGCCGAGTCGGCCACCAACCTGGCCTCGATCGGCTACCACTTCGGATCCAAAGCGGGCTTGCTCAACGAGGCGCTCGGGGTCGTCTTCGAGGAGTGGACCGACCAACTCGCCAAGGTCGCCCTGGCCGAACCGGACGCCACGCCCATCGCCCGCGCCCACCTGACCTGGGCCGCGGTGCTGCGCAACCTCGCCGACAACCGGATGCTCGTCCTCAGCTTCGCCGAGGCACTGGCCCAGGCCGAACGCGACCCCGCGCTGCGCGCCCAACTCGCCGACCTGCAGGACCACACCCGCACCAGGGTCGCGGCGATCGTGGCCACGTCGTTCGGCCCCGAGGTCACCGCCGACGATCCGCGCTGCCGCGCCGTGGCCAGTTTCGTGCTCGCCGTGTGCGACGGCTTCGCCCTGCAATGGATGCTCGACCCGGTCCGCACCCCGCAGGCAGACGACCTGCTCCAAGGCCTCGCCGAACTCCTGGCGCGTTCCGCCCCGTTCTAG
- a CDS encoding cytochrome P450: protein MNPAVTVQESLPPGPRLPRLVQTIIFMRSRARFGPIWRRRFGDTFTVRLAAGRTVVVVSRPEDIREVFAGPTDVFHAGEGNSILAPVMGRESVLILDEDAHLRARKRLMPAFNGAALRGYGDMMTELAEKSAKTWPVGRPFAVHPLMNDLTLDIILRVVFGMADGDRLRALRPLITKVVDIGPVAVLGWTYPKLNRFSPWKQNGENLAAADVLLYEEIAERRTQDLADRTDVLSRLLHADPDAPAVELRDHMMTLLLAGHETTATALAWALHELARNPSALRTAQAAADQGDDEYLQAVTKEAMRLRPVIYSVARRLTEPTVVRGHLLPKGTVVSPSIGLVQVDADHFAEPQDFRPERFVGAQPEAGTWIPFGGGVRRCLGAGFSLQEAASALRAILVRYDIEPVGPPEPARSRNITLVPAKGARIIARRR, encoded by the coding sequence ATGAACCCGGCCGTCACGGTCCAGGAGTCCCTGCCGCCCGGCCCGCGCCTGCCGCGGCTCGTCCAGACGATCATCTTCATGCGGTCCCGCGCCCGGTTCGGCCCGATCTGGCGCCGCCGCTTCGGCGACACGTTCACCGTTCGGCTCGCCGCCGGACGCACGGTCGTGGTCGTGTCCAGGCCGGAGGACATCCGCGAGGTGTTCGCAGGCCCCACCGACGTCTTCCACGCGGGCGAGGGCAACTCGATCCTGGCGCCGGTGATGGGCCGCGAGTCGGTGCTCATCCTCGACGAGGACGCCCACCTGCGGGCCCGCAAGCGCCTGATGCCCGCCTTCAACGGCGCCGCCCTGCGCGGCTACGGCGACATGATGACCGAACTGGCCGAGAAGTCGGCCAAGACCTGGCCGGTCGGGCGGCCGTTCGCGGTCCACCCGCTGATGAACGACCTGACCCTCGACATCATCTTGCGGGTCGTCTTCGGCATGGCCGACGGCGACCGCCTGCGTGCGCTCCGACCGCTGATCACCAAGGTCGTCGACATCGGCCCGGTCGCCGTGCTCGGCTGGACCTACCCGAAGCTCAACCGCTTCTCCCCATGGAAGCAGAACGGTGAGAACCTGGCCGCGGCCGACGTGCTGCTGTACGAGGAGATCGCCGAGCGCCGGACGCAGGACCTGGCCGATCGCACCGACGTGTTGTCGCGCCTGCTCCACGCGGACCCGGACGCGCCCGCGGTCGAGTTGCGCGACCACATGATGACGCTGCTGTTGGCCGGACACGAGACCACCGCGACGGCACTGGCGTGGGCCTTGCACGAACTGGCCCGTAACCCGTCTGCCCTGCGAACCGCCCAGGCGGCCGCCGACCAAGGCGACGACGAGTACCTGCAGGCAGTGACCAAGGAGGCCATGCGGCTGCGGCCGGTGATCTACAGCGTCGCCCGCAGGCTGACCGAGCCGACGGTGGTGCGTGGCCACCTGCTGCCCAAGGGGACCGTGGTGTCGCCGTCGATCGGGCTGGTCCAGGTCGACGCGGACCACTTCGCCGAGCCGCAGGACTTTCGGCCGGAGCGCTTCGTCGGCGCGCAGCCGGAGGCCGGGACCTGGATCCCGTTCGGCGGCGGGGTCCGCCGGTGTCTTGGCGCTGGCTTCTCGTTGCAGGAGGCGGCTTCGGCCCTGCGGGCGATCCTGGTCCGCTACGACATCGAGCCCGTCGGCCCACCGGAGCCCGCCCGCTCACGCAACATCACCCTGGTGCCCGCCAAGGGCGCACGGATCATTGCTAGACGCCGATAG
- a CDS encoding NUDIX domain-containing protein has product MTDATTASPGIAHEVLAAVLQVRAGSLQVVLWERAMEPHAHRWALPGGRLHAEEDVEASIRRQLAEKVDVRKVSHVEQVAVFSAPDRVPSPRVIATAFLCLVPSHLDPELPPDTEWHSLDGLPATAFDHETIAVRAQHRLRSKLSYTNIGFALAPPAFTISELRELYSAALGYRVSATNLQRVLARRGLLVPTGETARPGRAGGRPAAQFRFADTRMAVTDPFAVLRPPAGDQALGRPN; this is encoded by the coding sequence ATGACAGATGCTACCACCGCTTCACCGGGCATCGCTCACGAAGTACTCGCGGCGGTACTCCAGGTGAGAGCGGGATCACTACAGGTGGTGCTGTGGGAACGGGCCATGGAACCGCACGCGCACCGTTGGGCACTGCCCGGCGGCAGGCTGCACGCGGAGGAGGATGTCGAGGCCTCGATCCGGCGCCAGCTGGCCGAGAAGGTCGATGTGCGAAAGGTCTCTCACGTCGAGCAGGTAGCCGTTTTCAGCGCGCCGGACCGGGTCCCCAGTCCGCGGGTCATCGCGACCGCGTTCCTGTGTCTGGTGCCGTCCCACCTGGACCCGGAGCTGCCGCCGGACACGGAGTGGCATTCCCTCGACGGCCTGCCCGCGACAGCCTTCGACCACGAGACCATCGCCGTGCGTGCCCAGCACCGGCTGCGCTCGAAGCTGTCGTACACGAACATCGGCTTCGCCTTGGCGCCGCCCGCGTTCACCATCTCCGAACTGCGTGAGCTCTACTCGGCGGCGTTGGGCTATCGCGTGTCGGCGACGAACCTGCAGCGGGTGCTGGCCCGCCGTGGTCTGCTGGTCCCGACCGGTGAGACAGCCCGGCCAGGACGCGCGGGCGGCAGGCCCGCGGCCCAGTTCCGATTCGCCGACACCCGAATGGCTGTCACCGATCCGTTCGCCGTCCTGAGGCCACCAGCCGGTGACCAAGCGCTAGGCCGACCGAACTAA
- the nadC gene encoding carboxylating nicotinate-nucleotide diphosphorylase, with protein sequence MIDQEDLRRVIRTALAEDLRYGPDATTEATVAADAVAVAALTPRKPGVLAGVPVAEAVFAAVVPDLTVVSALADGDAAVVGQPALVVRGNTRALLTAERTALNLICHLSGIATATAAWVRELAGTGAAVRDSRKTLPGLRLLEKYAVRCGGGVNHRLGLGDAILIKDNHVVAAGSVTKAIAAAKAHAPELFLEVEVDSLAQLDEALAEGVELVLLDNFTAADCARAVERVRGTATKLEASGGLTLEVAREYAATGVDYLAVGALTHSSPALDLGMDLSH encoded by the coding sequence GTGATCGACCAGGAGGACCTGCGGCGGGTCATCCGCACCGCGCTCGCCGAGGACCTGCGCTATGGCCCGGACGCCACGACCGAGGCCACGGTGGCCGCGGACGCGGTGGCGGTCGCGGCGCTGACCCCGCGCAAGCCGGGCGTGCTGGCGGGCGTCCCGGTCGCCGAGGCCGTGTTCGCCGCCGTCGTGCCGGATCTGACCGTGGTGTCGGCGCTGGCCGACGGGGACGCGGCCGTGGTCGGACAGCCCGCGCTGGTCGTGCGCGGCAACACCCGGGCGCTGCTGACCGCCGAGCGGACCGCGCTGAACCTGATCTGCCACCTGTCGGGCATCGCCACGGCGACCGCCGCGTGGGTGCGGGAGCTGGCGGGCACGGGTGCCGCGGTGCGCGACTCCCGCAAGACCCTGCCCGGCCTGCGGCTGCTGGAGAAGTACGCCGTGCGCTGCGGCGGCGGCGTCAACCACCGCCTCGGCCTCGGCGACGCGATCCTGATCAAGGACAACCACGTCGTCGCGGCGGGCTCGGTCACCAAGGCGATCGCCGCGGCCAAGGCGCACGCGCCGGAGCTGTTCCTCGAGGTCGAGGTCGACAGCCTGGCCCAGCTGGACGAGGCGCTGGCCGAGGGCGTGGAACTGGTCTTGCTCGACAACTTCACCGCGGCCGACTGCGCGCGGGCCGTCGAGCGGGTGCGGGGGACAGCTACGAAGCTGGAGGCATCCGGCGGTCTGACTTTGGAGGTGGCCCGCGAGTACGCGGCCACGGGTGTCGACTACCTGGCGGTCGGCGCGTTGACCCATTCGTCGCCCGCACTGGACCTGGGGATGGATCTTAGTCACTGA
- a CDS encoding LON peptidase substrate-binding domain-containing protein — translation MPVADSLPLFPLQAVLLPGANLPLHIFEPRYRQLTVDLVTGTVPDRRFGVIAMRPSSGHEITDLSQLQEIGCSAALRQAKRLPDGRFDIISTGELRFRLLDIDASSAPYLIGSVEWVPDVPQQGAPAASVAELAEAARSAHRRYCEAAWQPEDWSEPPVDTDVCELAHALAADCLLTMTDKQRILEEARPLHRLRLVGELLSREAGLLSTLRAVPAPPSEFSSPYSLN, via the coding sequence ATGCCCGTGGCCGACTCGCTCCCGCTGTTTCCCCTGCAGGCAGTACTGCTGCCCGGAGCGAACCTGCCCCTGCACATCTTCGAGCCTCGGTATCGGCAGTTGACGGTTGACCTGGTGACCGGGACGGTGCCGGACCGGCGGTTCGGCGTGATCGCGATGCGGCCGTCTTCCGGGCATGAGATCACTGACCTGTCCCAGCTTCAGGAGATTGGGTGTTCGGCGGCGTTGCGGCAGGCCAAGCGGCTGCCTGATGGGCGGTTCGACATCATCAGCACTGGGGAGCTTCGGTTCCGGCTGCTGGATATCGACGCTTCCAGCGCGCCGTATCTGATCGGGTCGGTGGAGTGGGTGCCTGACGTGCCTCAGCAAGGGGCTCCGGCGGCTTCGGTGGCCGAGCTCGCCGAAGCCGCTCGGTCGGCTCATCGGCGGTATTGCGAGGCGGCTTGGCAGCCTGAGGATTGGAGTGAGCCGCCTGTCGATACCGATGTGTGCGAGTTGGCGCATGCGCTGGCGGCTGATTGTTTGTTGACGATGACCGATAAGCAGCGGATTTTGGAGGAGGCTCGGCCGTTGCATCGGCTTCGGCTCGTTGGTGAGTTGTTGAGTCGGGAGGCTGGGTTGTTGTCTACTCTGCGCGCTGTTCCCGCGCCGCCTTCGGAGTTCAGCTCTCCGTACAGTTTGAACTGA
- the nadA gene encoding quinolinate synthase NadA, which produces MTAELIDLTPYSGVEPNSEWRDEVRRLAKERDAVLLAHNYQLPEIQDIADHTGDSLALSRIAATSDASTIVFCGVHFMAETAKILAPEKTVLIPDARAGCSLADSITGAELRAWKAEHPGAVVVSYVNTTAEVKAETDICCTSSNAVDVVRSIPADREVLFLPDQFLGAHVKRETGRENLHIWAGECHVHAGINGPELAARAAANPDADLFIHPECGCATSALYLAGEGIVPSAKVKILSTGDMVTQARSTKAKSVLVATEVGMLHQLRKAAPGIEFNAVNDRASCKYMKMITPAALLRSLREGADEVHVDLETAARARGAVQRMIEIGTSGGGE; this is translated from the coding sequence ATGACCGCGGAACTGATCGACCTGACCCCCTACAGCGGGGTGGAGCCGAACAGCGAGTGGCGGGACGAAGTGCGCAGGTTGGCCAAGGAGCGCGACGCCGTGCTGCTCGCGCACAACTACCAGCTGCCGGAGATCCAGGACATCGCCGACCACACCGGCGACTCGCTGGCGCTGAGCCGCATCGCGGCCACCAGCGACGCGTCGACGATCGTGTTCTGCGGCGTGCACTTCATGGCGGAGACCGCCAAGATCCTGGCCCCCGAGAAGACCGTGCTGATTCCGGACGCGCGTGCGGGCTGCTCGCTTGCCGACTCGATCACCGGCGCTGAGCTGCGGGCCTGGAAGGCCGAGCACCCCGGTGCGGTCGTGGTGTCCTACGTGAACACCACCGCCGAGGTGAAGGCCGAGACCGACATCTGCTGCACGTCGTCCAACGCCGTCGACGTCGTCCGGTCCATCCCGGCCGACCGCGAGGTGCTGTTCCTGCCGGACCAGTTCCTCGGCGCGCACGTCAAGCGCGAGACCGGCCGCGAGAACCTGCACATCTGGGCAGGCGAGTGCCACGTGCACGCGGGCATCAACGGCCCCGAACTGGCCGCGCGCGCCGCGGCCAACCCCGACGCCGACCTGTTCATCCACCCCGAGTGCGGCTGCGCAACCTCGGCGCTCTACCTCGCCGGTGAGGGCATCGTGCCCAGCGCGAAGGTCAAGATCCTCTCGACCGGAGACATGGTGACCCAGGCGCGGTCGACCAAGGCCAAGTCGGTGCTGGTCGCCACCGAGGTCGGCATGCTGCACCAGCTGCGCAAGGCCGCCCCCGGCATCGAGTTCAACGCCGTCAACGACCGCGCGTCCTGCAAGTACATGAAGATGATCACGCCCGCCGCGCTGCTGCGGTCGCTGCGCGAAGGCGCCGACGAGGTGCACGTCGACCTCGAGACCGCCGCGCGCGCCCGGGGCGCCGTGCAGCGCATGATCGAGATCGGCACGTCCGGCGGTGGCGAATGA
- a CDS encoding ABC transporter substrate-binding protein — translation MVLSRAVAVALVGLLAACTAEPTPTASGDREGRSMVIATAVAPASLDPLSGYAPYGAAKIYDGLVELEPGGTLRPVLAAALPVPSADGKAWTIVLRDDVFFHDKAKFGAADVIATYQAVLAGALKSRFSTLAAVHQLDSATVRFDLTLPTPGFASLLVLGIKRAGDAPVGTGPYQVESWKPGRSLVLKAYPDHRGGAPKITRVTVEFVPDDEIRAQRLRDGKLDGADLPARLAVSFQGSSAFTTVRHSAADVRVVTLPSISPVTGDASMRLALNLCVDRRKLVDTALAGRGKPTSLPVPTALAEFVEPGARFEFDVPRAKAVLDMAGWVPGLDGVRRKSGVVAEFDVAYPVADIANRELVAGFAAAAAAIGVKVTPRPTLRAALTGATAELTAVGDPLDPGRALSWLGDRTAAAAAVTDPAQRAVAFRAVQRAYLDEPSAVVLAESDHSYVIRQNWNGYQPVVDATGTDHTWGAWWNLQTWAPR, via the coding sequence GTGGTCCTGTCGCGCGCCGTCGCCGTAGCCCTGGTGGGGCTGTTGGCGGCGTGCACAGCCGAACCTACCCCGACCGCCTCCGGCGACCGCGAGGGTCGGTCGATGGTGATCGCCACCGCGGTCGCGCCCGCCTCCCTCGACCCGCTGTCCGGTTACGCGCCGTACGGCGCGGCGAAGATCTACGACGGGCTGGTCGAACTCGAGCCCGGCGGCACCCTGCGGCCCGTGCTCGCCGCCGCGCTGCCAGTGCCGTCAGCCGACGGGAAGGCGTGGACCATCGTCCTGCGCGACGACGTCTTCTTCCACGACAAGGCCAAGTTCGGCGCCGCCGACGTCATCGCGACCTATCAGGCGGTGCTCGCGGGCGCGCTCAAGTCCCGATTCTCGACACTGGCCGCGGTCCACCAACTCGACAGCGCGACCGTGCGGTTCGACCTGACCCTGCCGACCCCCGGATTCGCGTCGCTGCTGGTCCTGGGCATCAAACGGGCGGGCGACGCGCCGGTCGGCACCGGGCCCTACCAGGTCGAGAGCTGGAAGCCGGGCCGCTCACTGGTGCTCAAGGCCTATCCCGACCACCGCGGCGGCGCTCCCAAGATCACCCGGGTGACCGTCGAGTTCGTGCCGGACGACGAGATCCGCGCCCAGCGGCTGCGCGACGGCAAGCTCGACGGGGCCGACCTGCCCGCGCGCCTCGCCGTGTCGTTCCAGGGCTCGTCGGCGTTCACGACGGTCCGGCACAGCGCCGCCGACGTCCGCGTGGTCACCCTGCCCTCGATCTCCCCGGTCACGGGCGACGCGTCCATGCGGCTCGCGCTCAACCTCTGCGTCGACCGCCGGAAGCTGGTCGACACCGCGCTCGCCGGGCGGGGCAAGCCGACGTCGCTGCCGGTGCCGACCGCGCTGGCCGAGTTCGTCGAGCCCGGCGCCCGATTCGAGTTCGACGTGCCCAGGGCCAAGGCCGTCCTGGACATGGCGGGCTGGGTGCCCGGCCTGGACGGCGTGCGCCGCAAGTCCGGCGTGGTCGCCGAGTTCGACGTCGCCTACCCGGTCGCCGACATCGCCAACCGGGAGCTGGTCGCCGGGTTCGCCGCCGCGGCCGCCGCGATCGGCGTCAAAGTCACCCCTCGGCCGACGCTGCGCGCCGCGCTGACCGGCGCGACGGCCGAGTTGACCGCGGTTGGAGACCCGCTCGACCCGGGTCGGGCACTGTCCTGGCTCGGTGACCGCACGGCCGCCGCCGCGGCGGTCACCGACCCCGCGCAGCGTGCCGTCGCGTTCCGGGCGGTGCAACGGGCCTACCTCGACGAGCCGTCGGCGGTGGTGCTCGCCGAGTCCGACCACAGCTACGTGATCCGACAGAATTGGAACGGCTACCAGCCCGTCGTGGACGCGACGGGGACAGACCACACGTGGGGGGCATGGTGGAACCTGCAGACCTGGGCACCTCGATGA
- a CDS encoding LysE family translocator yields MLTPGPNMIYLVSRSVAQGRRAGLISLTGVGAGFLIYLAAATAGMSAVFTHVPQLYLALKIAGAAYLLWLAWQAIRPGGGSPFTPRDLPADGTRKLFTMGMVTNLLNPKIAVLYVSLLPQFIDPALGSVATQSFLLGLIQIAIALTVNGMIVLFAGSVGTFFTRKPNWLRFQRYATAAALTWFAVRVATDKSKPLTA; encoded by the coding sequence GTGCTGACACCCGGGCCCAACATGATCTATCTGGTGTCCCGGTCGGTCGCGCAGGGTCGCCGCGCGGGCCTGATCTCGCTGACCGGCGTCGGCGCGGGCTTCCTGATCTACCTGGCCGCCGCGACGGCGGGCATGTCGGCGGTGTTCACCCACGTGCCACAGCTGTACCTCGCGCTGAAGATCGCGGGCGCGGCCTACCTGCTGTGGTTGGCCTGGCAGGCGATCCGCCCTGGCGGCGGGTCGCCGTTCACGCCGCGGGACCTGCCCGCGGACGGTACGCGCAAGCTGTTCACCATGGGCATGGTCACCAACCTGCTGAACCCGAAGATCGCGGTCCTCTACGTCTCGCTGCTGCCCCAGTTCATCGACCCGGCCCTGGGCTCGGTCGCGACACAGAGCTTCCTGCTCGGCCTGATCCAGATCGCCATCGCGCTGACGGTCAACGGGATGATCGTGCTGTTCGCCGGATCGGTGGGCACCTTCTTCACCCGCAAGCCGAACTGGCTGCGGTTCCAGCGGTACGCAACCGCGGCGGCCCTGACGTGGTTCGCCGTGCGGGTGGCGACCGACAAGTCGAAGCCGTTGACGGCCTGA
- a CDS encoding CoA-binding protein, translating into MRAEPWADPDTIRWIIDECQTWAIVGLADNPSRAAHGVAKFLQRKGKRIVPVHPSAETVWGEQGYASLADIPFEVDCVDVFRRTDAAPAFADQAVTIGAKAVWFQLNVIDQPAYERTTAAGLRMVMDRCPAIEW; encoded by the coding sequence ATGCGAGCAGAACCATGGGCCGACCCGGACACGATCCGCTGGATCATCGACGAATGTCAGACCTGGGCCATCGTGGGATTGGCGGACAACCCCTCGCGCGCCGCACACGGAGTAGCCAAATTCCTCCAGCGAAAGGGAAAACGAATCGTCCCAGTACACCCCTCAGCGGAAACCGTCTGGGGTGAACAGGGCTATGCCTCCCTGGCCGACATCCCCTTCGAGGTCGACTGCGTGGATGTCTTCCGCCGCACCGACGCCGCGCCTGCCTTCGCGGACCAAGCCGTCACCATCGGAGCAAAGGCCGTCTGGTTCCAACTGAACGTCATCGACCAGCCCGCCTACGAACGCACAACCGCCGCAGGCCTACGCATGGTCATGGACCGCTGCCCAGCAATCGAATGGTAG
- a CDS encoding L-aspartate oxidase, with protein MTGGPRWEARADLVIVGTGVAGLTAALRAHSLGLRVLVVTKAEAVDGNTRWAQGGVAVVLPDQHDEGDSVDKHVADTLVAGAGLCDEDAVRAIIADGPAAVTRLRELGAVFDPGADGKLARTREGGHSAFRVVHAGGDATGAEVERALIAAARDGRVPVLEHHVAVQAVRTGSGAVAGLMVLDGSGVPGVISAPAVLLASGGLGQLYQATSNPEVATGDGLALALRAGAPLADIEFVQFHPTVLYTGHGARGRCPLVTEAVRGEGAVLIDATGASVMRGVHPLVDLAPRDVVAAAITRRMAEGRGGVDDHVFLDATNLADIDFAKRFPTVYQACLSVGIDPAVTPIPVAPAAHFSCGGVMTTVDGRTAVPGLYAAGEVASIGLHGANRLASNSLLEGLVVGARAAEAVAADLAAGRLGDPRLAVVSDLPVTPVAERDSLQRVMSRYAAIGREAEGLAVVGSVLDVSAVDRPLDTRAAVEDAALTLVARSLIAAAATRTESRGCHVRTDYPVKDDAIWRRSLVVRLTPSGQPVLTTPTALRGAA; from the coding sequence ATGACCGGCGGCCCACGCTGGGAAGCCCGGGCTGACCTCGTCATCGTCGGTACCGGCGTGGCCGGGCTGACCGCGGCGCTGCGGGCGCACTCACTGGGGCTGCGGGTCCTGGTGGTCACCAAGGCCGAGGCGGTCGACGGCAATACCCGCTGGGCACAGGGCGGCGTCGCCGTCGTCTTACCCGACCAGCACGACGAGGGCGACTCGGTCGACAAGCACGTGGCCGACACCCTGGTCGCGGGCGCGGGCCTGTGCGACGAGGACGCCGTTCGGGCGATCATCGCCGACGGCCCCGCCGCGGTCACCCGGCTGCGTGAGCTGGGCGCGGTGTTCGACCCTGGTGCCGACGGCAAACTGGCCCGCACCCGTGAGGGCGGCCACAGCGCTTTCCGCGTGGTGCACGCGGGCGGCGACGCGACCGGCGCCGAGGTCGAGCGGGCGCTCATCGCCGCGGCCAGGGACGGCCGGGTGCCGGTGCTGGAGCACCACGTGGCCGTGCAGGCCGTGCGAACCGGCTCCGGCGCGGTCGCCGGGTTGATGGTCCTTGACGGTTCCGGGGTGCCGGGCGTGATCAGCGCGCCCGCCGTGTTGCTCGCCTCCGGTGGCCTCGGCCAGCTCTACCAGGCCACCTCGAACCCGGAGGTCGCCACCGGCGACGGGCTCGCGCTGGCGCTGCGGGCCGGGGCGCCGCTGGCCGACATCGAGTTCGTGCAGTTCCACCCGACCGTTCTGTACACCGGCCATGGCGCGCGGGGGCGCTGCCCGCTGGTCACCGAGGCGGTGCGCGGCGAGGGCGCGGTGCTCATCGACGCGACCGGCGCCTCGGTCATGCGGGGCGTGCACCCGCTGGTCGACCTGGCCCCGCGCGACGTCGTGGCCGCCGCGATCACCCGCCGGATGGCCGAGGGGCGCGGCGGGGTCGACGACCACGTCTTCCTCGACGCCACAAACCTCGCCGACATCGACTTCGCCAAGCGGTTCCCGACCGTGTACCAGGCCTGCCTGAGCGTGGGAATCGATCCGGCGGTCACCCCGATCCCGGTCGCGCCAGCCGCGCACTTCTCCTGCGGCGGCGTCATGACCACTGTGGACGGACGGACGGCGGTGCCAGGACTGTACGCGGCGGGCGAGGTCGCCAGCATCGGCCTGCACGGGGCGAACCGGCTGGCGTCCAACAGCCTGTTGGAGGGCCTGGTCGTCGGCGCTCGGGCCGCCGAGGCGGTCGCCGCGGATCTCGCGGCGGGCAGGCTGGGCGACCCGCGGCTCGCCGTGGTGTCCGACCTGCCGGTCACGCCGGTCGCCGAGCGGGACTCCCTGCAGCGCGTGATGAGCCGCTACGCCGCGATCGGCCGCGAGGCCGAGGGGCTGGCGGTGGTCGGCTCCGTGCTCGACGTGTCCGCGGTCGACCGACCGCTGGACACCCGGGCCGCCGTCGAGGACGCCGCGCTGACGCTGGTCGCGCGCTCGCTGATCGCCGCCGCGGCCACCCGAACCGAGTCGCGCGGCTGCCACGTCCGCACCGACTACCCGGTCAAAGACGACGCGATCTGGCGCCGGTCCCTGGTCGTGCGGCTCACCCCGTCCGGCCAGCCGGTGCTCACCACCCCGACCGCGCTGCGCGGTGCCGCGTGA